A stretch of DNA from Anaerobacillus isosaccharinicus:
TTATTATTAACTATGAATTGTTCATAAGAATAGATCTATAAAACAAATACTTACAAAAATTAGGATAATTTAAGCCGTAGTATTGATTATCTGGGGGCACTATTGGGCATACCGAATTAAGCAAATGAAATATTAAAAATTATCTGATATATTTATAGAAACTCATGGATATGAGGGTTTAAAAAAGGAGGCAATTATGAAATTAACAATAATCGGTCATTGGGGTGCTTATCCTGAAGCTAATGAAGCAACATCTTGTTATTTATTAGAGCATGAAGGGTTTAAATTGTTAGTTGATTGTGGCAGTGGTGCACTTTCACAGCTGCAGCATTTTTGCAAGTTGGAAGAATTAGATGCTGTCATTTTGTCACATTATCACCATGATCATATTGCTGACATTGGACCGCTACAGTATAGTAGACAAGTTGCCTTGGCATTAAAAACAACTGAGAAGCCATTGCCTATTTACGGACATCCCTATGACCAAAGTGAGTTTCAAAAGTTAGCAAAGCCGCCACATACCTTATCGTTTATTTATAATGATGAGCACGAAACAAAGATTGGTCCAATTTCTATTACTTTTCTTGAAACAGAGCATAAGGCACGCTGCTATGCAATGCGAATTGAGCTAAAAGGAAAAACAATTGTATATACTGCAGATAGTAGCTATAAAGAAGAGTTTAACACTTTTGCTAAAAATTGTGACCTACTGATCTGCGAAACAAGCTTCTACGCCCATCAAGACGGCAAGCCTTATGGCCATATGAACAGTACTGAGGCTGCAACGATTGCCAAAGATGCCTCTGTAAAAAAACTTGTCCTAACACACTTGCCACACTTTGGAGAACATAGCCAATTAGTAAATGAAGCGAAAGCTGTCTTTAGCGGTGAAGTTGTTCTAGCAAAAAAAGGGTTAACATTTGAAGTTTAGTATAAATAGAAAAAACTGGCGAGGGTAATTTAATCGTCAGTTTTTTTCTATGTGAATGTATAGAATGAGAGAAGTAAATGTTGCAGATGAAGTAGCAGCAAATTTAATGTACGCTTATATTGGTGATGAAGAAGGATTTTTAAAGCGTTTTGAAAAAAGGGTAATTCCAAATCAAGCAGCAGAGTTAATCCAGGACGGTTTAGATCCTGATTTCTTTTTGATCAAAGATGATGTGGCCACACCTTTTCCAATTAGTAGAAATTCAAGCGTCTTATTTTCAGAAAATTTGATAGCGAATATTTTACAAAAAGATAATGGAATTTTACATTCAAATATAAATGGTATCAGTTATACACTAGCATTCAAGCAAGTCCAAGAGTTAAAAGGAACAATCATATTAATAGTTCCTACAAATGACTATCTGGGTCCTATTGAAAATTTAGGGAAGTTCATTTTATTTGCGATTGGCATAAGTGCAATTGCTTCTATTTTGCTAATCATGATTTTGCTTAGATCGATAACAAGACCGTTAATTAGCCTTAGAGATGTAATGCGACAAGTAAGAACGGGAGATATGACACGAGATATAAAAATAAGTTCTTCAGTACCTGAAGTTGTCTCTTTAGTGAGGAGTTTCAACCAAATGATGAAACAAATGAAAAAGATGATTTCTGAAATAAATGGAACGATTAAACAATTATCGCAAACTGGCCATGATTTAAAGTATTCGACTGATCACGCTCTTGAATACAATGAAAAATTATCTGATGTTATTTCTATTGTAAGTAATGGAGCAGAACAAACTGCCTATACTTCAGAAGAAAGTATTCATTCTTTCCAAGACATGAAAACGCAAATTGAAGTTGTCTTAGATAATATGGAACATATATCGAGCAGTGCGACCGATATGAATAAATCTGCATTAAAAGGTGGACAAAGCGTCACTGAAATGATTAATACTACCAAAAAGTTTGAAACTGAATTTAACTCAATGACAAAAACGATTGCTAGTGTAAAAGATCATTCAATGTCAATTGCAACAGTCGTAGATTTGATTAAAAGCATTGCAGAACAAACGAAGTTATTAGCATTAAACGCTACAATTGAAGCTGCAAGAGCGGGAGATGCCGGGAAGGGATTCGCAGTTGTTGCTGGCGAAGTACGTAAATTAGCGGAGCAATCATCGGGTGCAACAGAGGAAATCACAAACACAATTCAAAGAATGGAAGAAATATCATCTAGAGCTACTAATGAGTTTGCAAATATGTTTGGGAATTTTCAAGCGCATCTTTCTATTGCTACAGAGTCGCAAACCTCATTTAATCATTTAATGAAAGAGATCGAATTGGTAAATGAAAAAATTACTAGTATGAAAGATAGATTAAAAGACCTTACAGTTTCATTACCGAAAATGGAAACTGCCGCTGAAAGTTTTGTTTCGGTATCCCAGGAGACTTTAGCTAACTCTGAACAAATGCTGGCTGCCTCCGAAGAGCAAAATGAACAAATGAGAAAAACTCATGAGGTAAGTGTAAAATTAAATGAACTTGCAAACTCATTAGCAGAAATGACAAACCATTTTAAACTCAATAATTAAAAGGATAGCAAAGCTAAAACTAGATTAATTAATTTAGTTTTAGCTTTTTTGATCTAAGTAAAATTAACCCTTAAGAATAGTAATAAATATTTTTTTAACAATTGTAAATTTCATATGCACTAAAAATCGAGATTATCTTCGAGTTTCTATTTTCGAATTTACAATTAGCCAAAACTATTTACAATTTCTTTACACCACGTTTATTC
This window harbors:
- a CDS encoding MBL fold metallo-hydrolase, which gives rise to MKLTIIGHWGAYPEANEATSCYLLEHEGFKLLVDCGSGALSQLQHFCKLEELDAVILSHYHHDHIADIGPLQYSRQVALALKTTEKPLPIYGHPYDQSEFQKLAKPPHTLSFIYNDEHETKIGPISITFLETEHKARCYAMRIELKGKTIVYTADSSYKEEFNTFAKNCDLLICETSFYAHQDGKPYGHMNSTEAATIAKDASVKKLVLTHLPHFGEHSQLVNEAKAVFSGEVVLAKKGLTFEV
- a CDS encoding methyl-accepting chemotaxis protein, producing the protein MYRMREVNVADEVAANLMYAYIGDEEGFLKRFEKRVIPNQAAELIQDGLDPDFFLIKDDVATPFPISRNSSVLFSENLIANILQKDNGILHSNINGISYTLAFKQVQELKGTIILIVPTNDYLGPIENLGKFILFAIGISAIASILLIMILLRSITRPLISLRDVMRQVRTGDMTRDIKISSSVPEVVSLVRSFNQMMKQMKKMISEINGTIKQLSQTGHDLKYSTDHALEYNEKLSDVISIVSNGAEQTAYTSEESIHSFQDMKTQIEVVLDNMEHISSSATDMNKSALKGGQSVTEMINTTKKFETEFNSMTKTIASVKDHSMSIATVVDLIKSIAEQTKLLALNATIEAARAGDAGKGFAVVAGEVRKLAEQSSGATEEITNTIQRMEEISSRATNEFANMFGNFQAHLSIATESQTSFNHLMKEIELVNEKITSMKDRLKDLTVSLPKMETAAESFVSVSQETLANSEQMLAASEEQNEQMRKTHEVSVKLNELANSLAEMTNHFKLNN